CTCTCCCCGGTCGTCCTCGAACGGGTCGAAGACATGCTCCGGCAACTGGCCCGGGCCGAGTGACTTGAACTGGTCGTTCTTGTAGACCAGCTCGGCCTTGGCCCACTGAATGCTGCCAATATCGACAGCGATCTTGATGAGTCCTCGGTACGAGATATCGAGCACGACCCGCCCGTCTCTCGGGACGAGATAGGCCAGCTTTTCGGCCGGATTCAAAGTCAGCCCGACGGCTGCGGAATTGAGCATGGCAAGCCGGAGACTCTGAGGATTCCGGGAAGCGGTATCCGCAAGAAAATCGTTCGTCATGCAGGCTTGCACAGCGAACACCTGTTCGGCGGAATAACTAAGTCCCGTCCCCGCGCCGCGCACGATATCGGTGTACGCGGCTTCGGTTTGGGCGATCATGAGCCGCCAAGCAGGCGGTTGGTTTTTTGCTGGGGCGGCGTTCATGGATTTCTCCTGTTTTGTCAACGATTCCTAAAAGCGTGTTCGGCTAAAACGAAAACGTACTAATCAAAACGGAATATCGTCGTCGAAGTCGAAATCCGGAGCGCCGGAATCCGCCGAATGACCGGCATAAGCGGGCTGAGGCGCCGAGCGCGAATTTTGCTGATTCGCTCCGCGGTCGACGTGCTTCTGACCGTTGTTGCCATTACCCGACGGCTGGCCGAGCATCTGCATGGATTTAACGACCACCTTGGTCGAATATCGGGTCTGGCCGTCCTTTTCGTACTTGTCGGTCTGCAGCTTGCCCTGAATGAATATCTTCGAACCTTTCTTGAGATATTCACC
This genomic stretch from Acidihalobacter prosperus harbors:
- a CDS encoding single-stranded DNA-binding protein; this encodes MQMVIALGNLGKDPEVRYSQSGMPVANVSLACSEKWTDKQSGEQVEKTEWLNLVAFGRTAEIMGEYLKKGSKIFIQGKLQTDKYEKDGQTRYSTKVVVKSMQMLGQPSGNGNNGQKHVDRGANQQNSRSAPQPAYAGHSADSGAPDFDFDDDIPF